A DNA window from Rhineura floridana isolate rRhiFlo1 chromosome 11, rRhiFlo1.hap2, whole genome shotgun sequence contains the following coding sequences:
- the MEIOC gene encoding meiosis-specific coiled-coil domain-containing protein MEIOC isoform X4, translated as MEPKVAFRGTSCYLNSAESSGRLTDVFNNVIMTGCSSFYDCYKLQSEESVDLRQSYSTSLSTASECSNHADSSLFYVPWSTYADDIKQPPSSQISVKNRIQAERNDYGSETDLYGLVSNILEEQDKSQPYFAEGACASNLKSVWPVSTTRFTDHPDLLSETKRPTDGVIPQQAFYGGETLPMSDKQFLHAGTVTLQQKVDDLYHGLTDIDLDEQWLYPSRNDHGSCYNIQNNENAKTPQFQDYSYVKACFAPQTSLLEAIKESGADTYTYGRDKVGPKGHDAQVHQKRAEMLLSQFSRYGESADYCRYLDYSHPNKAKHNTNANYSVQESKKLPSGTPELPALDTDNYSKLFQNKPAVQKKMDDVSSEQQNFTFQKTTGLMSEKQFVNENSFTPDFGLKSDFVLKSHTVVPGSGDFANAADNSEYFKSLNMLSTTPVTTSSGTNLRPTWINIQTKNSSSIPIRNQSTLIKLNNHLTAGSKGSNHSYDFSQLSSSNVTLSNNLLLQKYCQENPTVFSGFDFNDSNAADRVQSASHTEGLSKVGEESLFESIIDKKIKPSNGFCDNYSQQYGIIENVNKHNFQVKPPNGHYDAEEGQKHLDGLSQNTYQELLETQGHFSSHRQGSGDNNIVSNRVNRTQPSCFSNNFMMGDLRHSPSVPQLSSNRFPLKSTHPFGHSVIPLMDSYDLFSYDDLSHLYPYFNDMMYGDNSFTGFMPTFGFQRPMKTRSGSASELHIRLEECYEQWRALEKERKKTESALAKNYPGKKVSSTNNTPIPRLTSNPSRVDRLIVDQLREQARPNWSTFCGLVCLPCPQPNPNVPLL; from the exons ATGGAG CCTAAAGTAGCATTCAGAGGCACCAGCTGCTATTTGAATAGTGCAGAGTCCAGTGGAAGACTGACGGATGTGTTCAATAACGTTATCATGACAGGTTGCAGCTCCTTCTATGATTGCTACAAATTGCAG AGTGAAGAGAGTGTAGACTTACGGCAGTCTTACAGtacttcactttctacagcctcTGAATGTTCAAACCATGCTGATTCTTCTCTTTTCTATGTCCCATGGTCTACATATGCAGATGATATTAAACAACCCCCTAGTTCTCAGATTAGTGTAAAGAACAG GATTCAAGCTGAAAGAAATGACTATGGCAGTGAAACAGACTTATATGGACTTGTGTCTAACATCTTGGAAGAACAAGATAAATCACAGCCATATTTTGCTGAAGG GGCCTGCGCCTCCAACCTAAAATCAGTATGGCCTGTGAGCACAACCCGATTTACAGACCACCCTGACTTGCTGTCGGAAACAAAGAGGCCAACAGATGGAGTCATCCCTCAACAGGCTTTTTATGGTGGAGAAACTTTGCCAATGTCTGACAAACAGTTTCTGCATGCTGGTACCGTAACCTTGCAACAGAAAGTGGACGACCTTTACCATGGGCTCACTGATATAGACCTTGATGAGCAATGGCTGTACCCTTCCAGGAATGATCATGGCAGCTGTTATAATATTCAGAACAATGAGAATGCAAAGACACCACAGTTTCAAGACTATTCATATGTGAAAGCATGTTTTGCCCCACAAACCAGTCTTTTGGAAGCAATAAAAGAATCAGGAGCAGATACTTACACTTATGGAAGGGATAAGGTAGGTCCTAAAGGACACGATGCACAGGTGCACCAAAAGAGAGCTGAGATGCTTCTTTCACAATTTAGCAGATATGGTGAAAGTGCTGATTATTGTAGATACCTGGATTATTCTCATCCCAATAAAGCAAAGCATAATACAAATGCAAATTATAGTGTCCAAGAGAGTAAAAAATTACCAAGTGGAACGCCTGAGTTACCAGCCTTAGATACTGATAATTACAGCAAACTTTTTCAAAATAAACCAGCTGTCCAGAAGAAAATGGATGATGTCTCTTCAGAACAGCAGAATTTTACATTTCAAAAGACTACAGGACTCATGTCAGAAAAGCAATTTGTGAATGAAAATTCATTTACCCCTGACTTTGGGTTAAAATCAGATTTTGTCCTCAAATCTCATACAGTTGTCCCAGGGAGTGGTGATTTTGCAAATGCTGCAGACAACTCAGAATATTTTAAATCACTGAATATGTTATCAACAACCCCAGTAACTACTTCATCAGGCACAAATCTAAGGCCAACCTGGATTAACATACAGACTAAAAACAGTTCCTCCATCCCTATTCGGAATCAAAGCACCTTGATAAAGTTGAATAATCATTTAACTGCTGGTTCAAAAGGTTCCAATCATTCTTACGATTTTTCTCAGTTGTCATCAAGCAATGTAACTTTAAGCAATAATTTGTTGCTCCAGAAATATTGCCAAGAAAACCCCACAGTATTTTCTGGTTTTGATTTCAATGATAGCAATGCTGCAGACCGAGTTCAGTCTGCCAGTCATACAGAAGGACTGAGTAAGGTAGGAGAAGAAAGTCTCTTTGAGTCCATTATTGACAAAAAAATTAAGCCATCAAATGGTTTTTGTGATAACTATTCGCAGCAATATGGGATTATTGAAAATGTGAACAAGCACAATTTTCAAGTTAAGCCACCAAATGGTCATTATGATGCTGAGGAAGGACAAAAACATCTAGATGGACTGTCACAGAATACTTACCAAGAATTATTGGAGACTCAAGGTCACTTTAGTAGCCATAGGCAAGGAAGTGGAGACAATAATATTGTCAGTAATCGAGTGAATCGTACTCAGCCTTCTTGCTTTTCAAACAATTTCATGATGGGTGACTTGAGGCATAGCCCAAGTGTTCCACAGCTTAGTTCAAACAGATTTCCTTTGAAATCCACCCATCCTTTTGGACATTCCGTCATTCCCTTGATGGATTCCTATGATTTGTTCTCCTATGATGATTTAAGCCACTTGTACCCTTATTTTAATGATATGATGTATGGAGACAATTCTTTCACAGGCTTCATGCCAACATTTGGATTTCAAAGACCAATGAAAACACGGAGtgggtcagccagtgagcttcatattaGATTGGAAGAATGTTATGAACAATGGAGAGCTTTGGAGAAAGAACGGAAAAAG ACTGAATCAGCTCTTGCCAAGAATTACCCTGGGAAGAAAGTGTCCAGTACTAACAACACTCCAATTCCAAGACTGACATCTAATCCATCCAGAGTTGATCGATTAATTGTGGATCAGCTACGAGAACAAGCCAGA CCAAACTGGTCAACCTTCTGTGGTCTAGTCTGCCTGCCTTGCCCCCAACCAAATCCAAATGTCCCTTT GTTGTGA
- the MEIOC gene encoding meiosis-specific coiled-coil domain-containing protein MEIOC isoform X1 has product MEPKVAFRGTSCYLNSAESSGRLTDVFNNVIMTGCSSFYDCYKLQSEESVDLRQSYSTSLSTASECSNHADSSLFYVPWSTYADDIKQPPSSQISVKNRIQAERNDYGSETDLYGLVSNILEEQDKSQPYFAEGACASNLKSVWPVSTTRFTDHPDLLSETKRPTDGVIPQQAFYGGETLPMSDKQFLHAGTVTLQQKVDDLYHGLTDIDLDEQWLYPSRNDHGSCYNIQNNENAKTPQFQDYSYVKACFAPQTSLLEAIKESGADTYTYGRDKVGPKGHDAQVHQKRAEMLLSQFSRYGESADYCRYLDYSHPNKAKHNTNANYSVQESKKLPSGTPELPALDTDNYSKLFQNKPAVQKKMDDVSSEQQNFTFQKTTGLMSEKQFVNENSFTPDFGLKSDFVLKSHTVVPGSGDFANAADNSEYFKSLNMLSTTPVTTSSGTNLRPTWINIQTKNSSSIPIRNQSTLIKLNNHLTAGSKGSNHSYDFSQLSSSNVTLSNNLLLQKYCQENPTVFSGFDFNDSNAADRVQSASHTEGLSKVGEESLFESIIDKKIKPSNGFCDNYSQQYGIIENVNKHNFQVKPPNGHYDAEEGQKHLDGLSQNTYQELLETQGHFSSHRQGSGDNNIVSNRVNRTQPSCFSNNFMMGDLRHSPSVPQLSSNRFPLKSTHPFGHSVIPLMDSYDLFSYDDLSHLYPYFNDMMYGDNSFTGFMPTFGFQRPMKTRSGSASELHIRLEECYEQWRALEKERKKTESALAKNYPGKKVSSTNNTPIPRLTSNPSRVDRLIVDQLREQARVVTLLGKMERLRSSPLHANISTALDKHLEAIHIVQSRRKDEIVNASHRQRQGAPRCQDDRDVFALALAIKEMCIATRKARTTLWCALQMTLPKTMPTSGPVEMEKALQELVQPQDKTYEQMNSGNPAIQRGETKKH; this is encoded by the exons ATGGAG CCTAAAGTAGCATTCAGAGGCACCAGCTGCTATTTGAATAGTGCAGAGTCCAGTGGAAGACTGACGGATGTGTTCAATAACGTTATCATGACAGGTTGCAGCTCCTTCTATGATTGCTACAAATTGCAG AGTGAAGAGAGTGTAGACTTACGGCAGTCTTACAGtacttcactttctacagcctcTGAATGTTCAAACCATGCTGATTCTTCTCTTTTCTATGTCCCATGGTCTACATATGCAGATGATATTAAACAACCCCCTAGTTCTCAGATTAGTGTAAAGAACAG GATTCAAGCTGAAAGAAATGACTATGGCAGTGAAACAGACTTATATGGACTTGTGTCTAACATCTTGGAAGAACAAGATAAATCACAGCCATATTTTGCTGAAGG GGCCTGCGCCTCCAACCTAAAATCAGTATGGCCTGTGAGCACAACCCGATTTACAGACCACCCTGACTTGCTGTCGGAAACAAAGAGGCCAACAGATGGAGTCATCCCTCAACAGGCTTTTTATGGTGGAGAAACTTTGCCAATGTCTGACAAACAGTTTCTGCATGCTGGTACCGTAACCTTGCAACAGAAAGTGGACGACCTTTACCATGGGCTCACTGATATAGACCTTGATGAGCAATGGCTGTACCCTTCCAGGAATGATCATGGCAGCTGTTATAATATTCAGAACAATGAGAATGCAAAGACACCACAGTTTCAAGACTATTCATATGTGAAAGCATGTTTTGCCCCACAAACCAGTCTTTTGGAAGCAATAAAAGAATCAGGAGCAGATACTTACACTTATGGAAGGGATAAGGTAGGTCCTAAAGGACACGATGCACAGGTGCACCAAAAGAGAGCTGAGATGCTTCTTTCACAATTTAGCAGATATGGTGAAAGTGCTGATTATTGTAGATACCTGGATTATTCTCATCCCAATAAAGCAAAGCATAATACAAATGCAAATTATAGTGTCCAAGAGAGTAAAAAATTACCAAGTGGAACGCCTGAGTTACCAGCCTTAGATACTGATAATTACAGCAAACTTTTTCAAAATAAACCAGCTGTCCAGAAGAAAATGGATGATGTCTCTTCAGAACAGCAGAATTTTACATTTCAAAAGACTACAGGACTCATGTCAGAAAAGCAATTTGTGAATGAAAATTCATTTACCCCTGACTTTGGGTTAAAATCAGATTTTGTCCTCAAATCTCATACAGTTGTCCCAGGGAGTGGTGATTTTGCAAATGCTGCAGACAACTCAGAATATTTTAAATCACTGAATATGTTATCAACAACCCCAGTAACTACTTCATCAGGCACAAATCTAAGGCCAACCTGGATTAACATACAGACTAAAAACAGTTCCTCCATCCCTATTCGGAATCAAAGCACCTTGATAAAGTTGAATAATCATTTAACTGCTGGTTCAAAAGGTTCCAATCATTCTTACGATTTTTCTCAGTTGTCATCAAGCAATGTAACTTTAAGCAATAATTTGTTGCTCCAGAAATATTGCCAAGAAAACCCCACAGTATTTTCTGGTTTTGATTTCAATGATAGCAATGCTGCAGACCGAGTTCAGTCTGCCAGTCATACAGAAGGACTGAGTAAGGTAGGAGAAGAAAGTCTCTTTGAGTCCATTATTGACAAAAAAATTAAGCCATCAAATGGTTTTTGTGATAACTATTCGCAGCAATATGGGATTATTGAAAATGTGAACAAGCACAATTTTCAAGTTAAGCCACCAAATGGTCATTATGATGCTGAGGAAGGACAAAAACATCTAGATGGACTGTCACAGAATACTTACCAAGAATTATTGGAGACTCAAGGTCACTTTAGTAGCCATAGGCAAGGAAGTGGAGACAATAATATTGTCAGTAATCGAGTGAATCGTACTCAGCCTTCTTGCTTTTCAAACAATTTCATGATGGGTGACTTGAGGCATAGCCCAAGTGTTCCACAGCTTAGTTCAAACAGATTTCCTTTGAAATCCACCCATCCTTTTGGACATTCCGTCATTCCCTTGATGGATTCCTATGATTTGTTCTCCTATGATGATTTAAGCCACTTGTACCCTTATTTTAATGATATGATGTATGGAGACAATTCTTTCACAGGCTTCATGCCAACATTTGGATTTCAAAGACCAATGAAAACACGGAGtgggtcagccagtgagcttcatattaGATTGGAAGAATGTTATGAACAATGGAGAGCTTTGGAGAAAGAACGGAAAAAG ACTGAATCAGCTCTTGCCAAGAATTACCCTGGGAAGAAAGTGTCCAGTACTAACAACACTCCAATTCCAAGACTGACATCTAATCCATCCAGAGTTGATCGATTAATTGTGGATCAGCTACGAGAACAAGCCAGA GTTGTGACTCTGCTGGGAAAGATGGAACGTCTACGAAGTTCTCCTCTTCATGCTAACATCTCTACTGCTCTTGATAAACACCTGGAAGCAATTCACATTGTGCAGTCCCGTAGGAAGGATGAAATTGTTAATGCTTCACATCGGCAAAGACAAGGAGCCCCCAGATGTCAAGATGACAGAG
- the MEIOC gene encoding meiosis-specific coiled-coil domain-containing protein MEIOC isoform X2 produces the protein MTGCSSFYDCYKLQSEESVDLRQSYSTSLSTASECSNHADSSLFYVPWSTYADDIKQPPSSQISVKNRIQAERNDYGSETDLYGLVSNILEEQDKSQPYFAEGACASNLKSVWPVSTTRFTDHPDLLSETKRPTDGVIPQQAFYGGETLPMSDKQFLHAGTVTLQQKVDDLYHGLTDIDLDEQWLYPSRNDHGSCYNIQNNENAKTPQFQDYSYVKACFAPQTSLLEAIKESGADTYTYGRDKVGPKGHDAQVHQKRAEMLLSQFSRYGESADYCRYLDYSHPNKAKHNTNANYSVQESKKLPSGTPELPALDTDNYSKLFQNKPAVQKKMDDVSSEQQNFTFQKTTGLMSEKQFVNENSFTPDFGLKSDFVLKSHTVVPGSGDFANAADNSEYFKSLNMLSTTPVTTSSGTNLRPTWINIQTKNSSSIPIRNQSTLIKLNNHLTAGSKGSNHSYDFSQLSSSNVTLSNNLLLQKYCQENPTVFSGFDFNDSNAADRVQSASHTEGLSKVGEESLFESIIDKKIKPSNGFCDNYSQQYGIIENVNKHNFQVKPPNGHYDAEEGQKHLDGLSQNTYQELLETQGHFSSHRQGSGDNNIVSNRVNRTQPSCFSNNFMMGDLRHSPSVPQLSSNRFPLKSTHPFGHSVIPLMDSYDLFSYDDLSHLYPYFNDMMYGDNSFTGFMPTFGFQRPMKTRSGSASELHIRLEECYEQWRALEKERKKTESALAKNYPGKKVSSTNNTPIPRLTSNPSRVDRLIVDQLREQARVVTLLGKMERLRSSPLHANISTALDKHLEAIHIVQSRRKDEIVNASHRQRQGAPRCQDDRDVFALALAIKEMCIATRKARTTLWCALQMTLPKTMPTSGPVEMEKALQELVQPQDKTYEQMNSGNPAIQRGETKKH, from the exons ATGACAGGTTGCAGCTCCTTCTATGATTGCTACAAATTGCAG AGTGAAGAGAGTGTAGACTTACGGCAGTCTTACAGtacttcactttctacagcctcTGAATGTTCAAACCATGCTGATTCTTCTCTTTTCTATGTCCCATGGTCTACATATGCAGATGATATTAAACAACCCCCTAGTTCTCAGATTAGTGTAAAGAACAG GATTCAAGCTGAAAGAAATGACTATGGCAGTGAAACAGACTTATATGGACTTGTGTCTAACATCTTGGAAGAACAAGATAAATCACAGCCATATTTTGCTGAAGG GGCCTGCGCCTCCAACCTAAAATCAGTATGGCCTGTGAGCACAACCCGATTTACAGACCACCCTGACTTGCTGTCGGAAACAAAGAGGCCAACAGATGGAGTCATCCCTCAACAGGCTTTTTATGGTGGAGAAACTTTGCCAATGTCTGACAAACAGTTTCTGCATGCTGGTACCGTAACCTTGCAACAGAAAGTGGACGACCTTTACCATGGGCTCACTGATATAGACCTTGATGAGCAATGGCTGTACCCTTCCAGGAATGATCATGGCAGCTGTTATAATATTCAGAACAATGAGAATGCAAAGACACCACAGTTTCAAGACTATTCATATGTGAAAGCATGTTTTGCCCCACAAACCAGTCTTTTGGAAGCAATAAAAGAATCAGGAGCAGATACTTACACTTATGGAAGGGATAAGGTAGGTCCTAAAGGACACGATGCACAGGTGCACCAAAAGAGAGCTGAGATGCTTCTTTCACAATTTAGCAGATATGGTGAAAGTGCTGATTATTGTAGATACCTGGATTATTCTCATCCCAATAAAGCAAAGCATAATACAAATGCAAATTATAGTGTCCAAGAGAGTAAAAAATTACCAAGTGGAACGCCTGAGTTACCAGCCTTAGATACTGATAATTACAGCAAACTTTTTCAAAATAAACCAGCTGTCCAGAAGAAAATGGATGATGTCTCTTCAGAACAGCAGAATTTTACATTTCAAAAGACTACAGGACTCATGTCAGAAAAGCAATTTGTGAATGAAAATTCATTTACCCCTGACTTTGGGTTAAAATCAGATTTTGTCCTCAAATCTCATACAGTTGTCCCAGGGAGTGGTGATTTTGCAAATGCTGCAGACAACTCAGAATATTTTAAATCACTGAATATGTTATCAACAACCCCAGTAACTACTTCATCAGGCACAAATCTAAGGCCAACCTGGATTAACATACAGACTAAAAACAGTTCCTCCATCCCTATTCGGAATCAAAGCACCTTGATAAAGTTGAATAATCATTTAACTGCTGGTTCAAAAGGTTCCAATCATTCTTACGATTTTTCTCAGTTGTCATCAAGCAATGTAACTTTAAGCAATAATTTGTTGCTCCAGAAATATTGCCAAGAAAACCCCACAGTATTTTCTGGTTTTGATTTCAATGATAGCAATGCTGCAGACCGAGTTCAGTCTGCCAGTCATACAGAAGGACTGAGTAAGGTAGGAGAAGAAAGTCTCTTTGAGTCCATTATTGACAAAAAAATTAAGCCATCAAATGGTTTTTGTGATAACTATTCGCAGCAATATGGGATTATTGAAAATGTGAACAAGCACAATTTTCAAGTTAAGCCACCAAATGGTCATTATGATGCTGAGGAAGGACAAAAACATCTAGATGGACTGTCACAGAATACTTACCAAGAATTATTGGAGACTCAAGGTCACTTTAGTAGCCATAGGCAAGGAAGTGGAGACAATAATATTGTCAGTAATCGAGTGAATCGTACTCAGCCTTCTTGCTTTTCAAACAATTTCATGATGGGTGACTTGAGGCATAGCCCAAGTGTTCCACAGCTTAGTTCAAACAGATTTCCTTTGAAATCCACCCATCCTTTTGGACATTCCGTCATTCCCTTGATGGATTCCTATGATTTGTTCTCCTATGATGATTTAAGCCACTTGTACCCTTATTTTAATGATATGATGTATGGAGACAATTCTTTCACAGGCTTCATGCCAACATTTGGATTTCAAAGACCAATGAAAACACGGAGtgggtcagccagtgagcttcatattaGATTGGAAGAATGTTATGAACAATGGAGAGCTTTGGAGAAAGAACGGAAAAAG ACTGAATCAGCTCTTGCCAAGAATTACCCTGGGAAGAAAGTGTCCAGTACTAACAACACTCCAATTCCAAGACTGACATCTAATCCATCCAGAGTTGATCGATTAATTGTGGATCAGCTACGAGAACAAGCCAGA GTTGTGACTCTGCTGGGAAAGATGGAACGTCTACGAAGTTCTCCTCTTCATGCTAACATCTCTACTGCTCTTGATAAACACCTGGAAGCAATTCACATTGTGCAGTCCCGTAGGAAGGATGAAATTGTTAATGCTTCACATCGGCAAAGACAAGGAGCCCCCAGATGTCAAGATGACAGAG
- the MEIOC gene encoding meiosis-specific coiled-coil domain-containing protein MEIOC isoform X5, whose protein sequence is MEPKVAFRGTSCYLNSAESSGRLTDVFNNVIMTGCSSFYDCYKLQSEESVDLRQSYSTSLSTASECSNHADSSLFYVPWSTYADDIKQPPSSQISVKNRIQAERNDYGSETDLYGLVSNILEEQDKSQPYFAEGACASNLKSVWPVSTTRFTDHPDLLSETKRPTDGVIPQQAFYGGETLPMSDKQFLHAGTVTLQQKVDDLYHGLTDIDLDEQWLYPSRNDHGSCYNIQNNENAKTPQFQDYSYVKACFAPQTSLLEAIKESGADTYTYGRDKVGPKGHDAQVHQKRAEMLLSQFSRYGESADYCRYLDYSHPNKAKHNTNANYSVQESKKLPSGTPELPALDTDNYSKLFQNKPAVQKKMDDVSSEQQNFTFQKTTGLMSEKQFVNENSFTPDFGLKSDFVLKSHTVVPGSGDFANAADNSEYFKSLNMLSTTPVTTSSGTNLRPTWINIQTKNSSSIPIRNQSTLIKLNNHLTAGSKGSNHSYDFSQLSSSNVTLSNNLLLQKYCQENPTVFSGFDFNDSNAADRVQSASHTEGLSKVGEESLFESIIDKKIKPSNGFCDNYSQQYGIIENVNKHNFQVKPPNGHYDAEEGQKHLDGLSQNTYQELLETQGHFSSHRQGSGDNNIVSNRVNRTQPSCFSNNFMMGDLRHSPSVPQLSSNRFPLKSTHPFGHSVIPLMDSYDLFSYDDLSHLYPYFNDMMYGDNSFTGFMPTFGFQRPMKTRSGSASELHIRLEECYEQWRALEKERKKEQFNYQ, encoded by the exons ATGGAG CCTAAAGTAGCATTCAGAGGCACCAGCTGCTATTTGAATAGTGCAGAGTCCAGTGGAAGACTGACGGATGTGTTCAATAACGTTATCATGACAGGTTGCAGCTCCTTCTATGATTGCTACAAATTGCAG AGTGAAGAGAGTGTAGACTTACGGCAGTCTTACAGtacttcactttctacagcctcTGAATGTTCAAACCATGCTGATTCTTCTCTTTTCTATGTCCCATGGTCTACATATGCAGATGATATTAAACAACCCCCTAGTTCTCAGATTAGTGTAAAGAACAG GATTCAAGCTGAAAGAAATGACTATGGCAGTGAAACAGACTTATATGGACTTGTGTCTAACATCTTGGAAGAACAAGATAAATCACAGCCATATTTTGCTGAAGG GGCCTGCGCCTCCAACCTAAAATCAGTATGGCCTGTGAGCACAACCCGATTTACAGACCACCCTGACTTGCTGTCGGAAACAAAGAGGCCAACAGATGGAGTCATCCCTCAACAGGCTTTTTATGGTGGAGAAACTTTGCCAATGTCTGACAAACAGTTTCTGCATGCTGGTACCGTAACCTTGCAACAGAAAGTGGACGACCTTTACCATGGGCTCACTGATATAGACCTTGATGAGCAATGGCTGTACCCTTCCAGGAATGATCATGGCAGCTGTTATAATATTCAGAACAATGAGAATGCAAAGACACCACAGTTTCAAGACTATTCATATGTGAAAGCATGTTTTGCCCCACAAACCAGTCTTTTGGAAGCAATAAAAGAATCAGGAGCAGATACTTACACTTATGGAAGGGATAAGGTAGGTCCTAAAGGACACGATGCACAGGTGCACCAAAAGAGAGCTGAGATGCTTCTTTCACAATTTAGCAGATATGGTGAAAGTGCTGATTATTGTAGATACCTGGATTATTCTCATCCCAATAAAGCAAAGCATAATACAAATGCAAATTATAGTGTCCAAGAGAGTAAAAAATTACCAAGTGGAACGCCTGAGTTACCAGCCTTAGATACTGATAATTACAGCAAACTTTTTCAAAATAAACCAGCTGTCCAGAAGAAAATGGATGATGTCTCTTCAGAACAGCAGAATTTTACATTTCAAAAGACTACAGGACTCATGTCAGAAAAGCAATTTGTGAATGAAAATTCATTTACCCCTGACTTTGGGTTAAAATCAGATTTTGTCCTCAAATCTCATACAGTTGTCCCAGGGAGTGGTGATTTTGCAAATGCTGCAGACAACTCAGAATATTTTAAATCACTGAATATGTTATCAACAACCCCAGTAACTACTTCATCAGGCACAAATCTAAGGCCAACCTGGATTAACATACAGACTAAAAACAGTTCCTCCATCCCTATTCGGAATCAAAGCACCTTGATAAAGTTGAATAATCATTTAACTGCTGGTTCAAAAGGTTCCAATCATTCTTACGATTTTTCTCAGTTGTCATCAAGCAATGTAACTTTAAGCAATAATTTGTTGCTCCAGAAATATTGCCAAGAAAACCCCACAGTATTTTCTGGTTTTGATTTCAATGATAGCAATGCTGCAGACCGAGTTCAGTCTGCCAGTCATACAGAAGGACTGAGTAAGGTAGGAGAAGAAAGTCTCTTTGAGTCCATTATTGACAAAAAAATTAAGCCATCAAATGGTTTTTGTGATAACTATTCGCAGCAATATGGGATTATTGAAAATGTGAACAAGCACAATTTTCAAGTTAAGCCACCAAATGGTCATTATGATGCTGAGGAAGGACAAAAACATCTAGATGGACTGTCACAGAATACTTACCAAGAATTATTGGAGACTCAAGGTCACTTTAGTAGCCATAGGCAAGGAAGTGGAGACAATAATATTGTCAGTAATCGAGTGAATCGTACTCAGCCTTCTTGCTTTTCAAACAATTTCATGATGGGTGACTTGAGGCATAGCCCAAGTGTTCCACAGCTTAGTTCAAACAGATTTCCTTTGAAATCCACCCATCCTTTTGGACATTCCGTCATTCCCTTGATGGATTCCTATGATTTGTTCTCCTATGATGATTTAAGCCACTTGTACCCTTATTTTAATGATATGATGTATGGAGACAATTCTTTCACAGGCTTCATGCCAACATTTGGATTTCAAAGACCAATGAAAACACGGAGtgggtcagccagtgagcttcatattaGATTGGAAGAATGTTATGAACAATGGAGAGCTTTGGAGAAAGAACGGAAAAAG GAACAATTTAATTATCAATGA